A genome region from Gammaproteobacteria bacterium includes the following:
- a CDS encoding transcriptional repressor yields the protein MQRDTRQRRAIRRVFMSVGRPLTPDEVLEHGQRIVPSLGLATVYRNVKALADDGWLSQVELPGGGLRYELAERPHHHHFLCRSCDLAFDIHRCPDEVEELAPEGFEVDGHELILFGRCAECR from the coding sequence ATGCAACGAGATACCCGTCAGCGCCGGGCGATCCGCCGCGTGTTCATGAGCGTCGGGCGCCCCCTTACGCCTGACGAAGTCCTCGAGCACGGCCAGCGGATCGTGCCGTCCCTCGGGCTGGCCACCGTCTACCGGAACGTGAAAGCCCTCGCGGATGACGGATGGTTGTCGCAAGTGGAGCTTCCCGGCGGCGGGCTTCGGTACGAGTTGGCCGAGCGTCCCCATCACCACCACTTCCTCTGCCGTTCCTGCGATCTGGCGTTCGACATCCACAGGTGTCCGGATGAAGTCGAGGAGCTGGCGCCCGAGGGCTTCGAGGTCGACGGCCACGAGTTGATTCTCTTTGGTCGCTGCGCGGAGTGCAGGTGA
- a CDS encoding cold-shock protein: protein MRTTGTVKWFNDAKGFGFITPEGSDRDCFVHHSAIQVDGYRSLTEGERVEFDIVQGQKGPAAENVVKI, encoded by the coding sequence ATGCGTACCACCGGTACGGTGAAGTGGTTCAATGATGCGAAGGGCTTCGGGTTCATTACGCCCGAAGGCAGTGATCGGGACTGCTTCGTACACCACTCGGCCATCCAGGTCGACGGGTATCGTTCGTTGACCGAAGGGGAACGGGTCGAATTCGACATCGTCCAGGGGCAGAAGGGCCCCGCGGCGGAGAACGTCGTCAAGATCTAG
- a CDS encoding MerC family mercury resistance protein produces MTTIKHFLATVPSNAHLASGSRLAACAAAWCGVHCALTPFLVAAAPALALSEGVERAVWAGTVLLGAAMLALGPARRNTAVILAFAGGAAFWAASLAGWLEPLPETVTSAAGSLVLAGALVQSARVCQTDSCAVCADEEHSDRGG; encoded by the coding sequence GTGACCACCATAAAGCACTTCCTCGCAACCGTCCCGTCCAACGCGCATCTGGCCTCCGGGTCACGACTCGCGGCGTGCGCCGCGGCCTGGTGTGGCGTGCACTGCGCGCTTACGCCGTTCCTGGTCGCGGCGGCACCCGCGCTCGCGCTCTCCGAGGGCGTCGAACGCGCGGTGTGGGCGGGTACGGTGTTGCTCGGCGCGGCCATGCTCGCGCTGGGCCCGGCCCGCAGGAACACTGCCGTGATCCTCGCGTTCGCCGGAGGGGCCGCGTTCTGGGCGGCATCCCTCGCCGGCTGGCTCGAACCGCTGCCCGAGACCGTGACATCGGCTGCCGGCAGCCTGGTCCTGGCAGGCGCGCTCGTGCAAAGTGCCAGGGTCTGCCAAACGGACTCGTGTGCGGTATGCGCCGACGAGGAGCACTCGGATCGCGGCGGCTGA
- a CDS encoding BrnT family toxin: MRIEFDDAKRAHTLAARGLDMEWATAVFTGATLTVEDDRRDYGEARFITIGFLDEVMVVLVWTPRGDIRRVISMRKANERERQLYGPRF, from the coding sequence ATGCGGATCGAGTTCGACGACGCGAAACGCGCGCACACTCTGGCGGCACGTGGTCTGGACATGGAGTGGGCCACGGCGGTGTTCACGGGCGCGACGCTGACCGTCGAGGACGACCGCCGGGACTACGGCGAGGCGCGCTTCATCACCATCGGGTTTCTCGACGAGGTGATGGTGGTCCTCGTCTGGACGCCCCGTGGCGATATTCGCAGGGTCATCAGCATGAGGAAAGCCAATGAACGAGAACGACAACTCTACGGCCCGAGGTTCTGA
- a CDS encoding BrnA antitoxin family protein has protein sequence MNENDNSTARGSDPDTAPDLSKDGWPEKFAKVPVRRGRPPKARPKVSTTIRLSQDVIDHFRAGGRGWQTRIDHALQDWIKQHDIA, from the coding sequence ATGAACGAGAACGACAACTCTACGGCCCGAGGTTCTGATCCCGATACCGCGCCCGACCTCTCGAAGGACGGCTGGCCGGAGAAGTTCGCTAAGGTGCCGGTGCGCCGGGGACGTCCGCCCAAGGCACGTCCGAAGGTGTCCACCACCATCCGGTTGTCCCAGGATGTGATCGATCACTTCCGTGCCGGGGGACGAGGCTGGCAGACACGGATCGACCATGCCCTTCAGGACTGGATCAAGCAGCACGACATCGCATGA